CAGTTGGGATAATGCGTCTCATTATAGAACTGCCATGCCTAAATGAAAACTGCAAGTCTCAAGCAAAGTATGCTTATAAAAACGTGGTATCACCAACAAACTTGTTCGATGGCATCCACTGTAACCCTGGGACATTGTACAGGTATGAACACAAAAGTTAAAAATTTGTAGCAATTATTTTGATTGGAATTATCTATCAATGAGGCATGGCGTAAATCGCCATGCCTCACAGATTTGATCAGGCGTTCAGAATATCGTCGAGGTGCAGTTCTTCGCGGATCTGTTTTACCCACTTGTCGACGCGCTCTGCGGTCAATTCTGGCTGACGGTCTTCGTCAATCGCCAGTCCGACAAAGTGATCGTCGTCCGCCAGGCCTTTAGAGGCTTCGAAATGATAGCCCGCCGTTGGCCAGTGGCCGACGATCGCGGCACCGCGTGGTTCAATGATGTCGCGAATAGTCCCCAGCGCATCACAGAAGTATTCCGCGTAGTCTTCCTGGTCGCCGCAGCCAAACAGGGCCACGAGCTTGCCGTTGAAATCGACTTCTTCCAGCGTCGGGAAGAAATCATCCCAGTCACACTGCGCTTCGCCGTAGTACCAGGTCGGAATGCCGAGCAGCAGAATATCGTAGCCTTCGAGATCTTCCTTGCTGCTCTTAGCAATGTCATGCACGTCGGCAACGTCTTTACCAAGCTGTTTTTGAATGTTTTTTGCGATGTTTTCGGTATTACCGGTATCGCTGCCGAAAAAAATGCCGATGATTGCCATGAGTGAAATAACCTCTTGAAACTTAATGGTATGGTGGCGCAATTTGTCCACGGATAAGGGCAATCATAGCAGAACAGGGAAGTCTGCGGAAACAGCTATCACGCGGGACTGCACTCTGTGCTACATGAAAAGGACTATTGGGTGGATTTTCGGACGATCACCTGGTGCTGCGCCATGCCTGAAGTTGTGCCATCAGCATCTCTTCAATCAGCTCACTGCGGCTGATCTCGCGCGCATCGGCCAGCTCCGTTAAGGCGTCGACAGCCTCCGCGTTGAGTTTTAGCTCGACGCGTTTAAGCCCACGACTCTTGTCGCGTTTCAGCTGATTGCGCTTATTGATGCGCAACTGTTCATCACGCGAAAGCGGATTGGTTTTTGGTCGTCCCGGTCGACGTTCAGTCGCGAACAGATCTAATGTCGTGCGGTCCGTTTGTTCTTTGGCCATGATTCAGAGACTTCGGGGGAAAACAAGCAGCCCTGCTATTGCCGGGGCGATGAGCGCGACATCATACATGACGTCAACCTGCACGCCAACGACTGGTAGCCTGCGGGCAATCAGTCGCTGGCTTTTTAATCAAATCGCGTTATCAGAGAGATAGCGGCGTATTGCTCGCAGCACCGCTTCTGGTTTTTCGGCGTGAACCCAGTGCCCGGCTCCGGCAATCACATGCGCACGCGCCTGTGGGAATTGCGCCAACAGGGCGTCGCGATACGCGTCGGTCACATACGGAGAATTGCCCCCGCGAATGAACAGGGTAGGGTGCGGCCAGGCCGGAACCTTCTTCCAGCCGACAATATTCGAATACTGGTCCCACAGCACCGGCACATTAAAACGCCATGCGCCATCGACGAATGATTTCAGCAGAAACTGCACCACGCCTTCTTCATCAAGATGCTCGCGCATTACCGCAGCGGCTTGCTGGCGAGTCGACACGCCAGCATCGGTCACGGCATTAATGGCGGCAAAAATTTCGTCGTGACGGCGCACGTCATAATCCACCGGCGCGACATCAATCACTACCAGCTGATCGATACGCTCAGGCGCCAGCGCCGTCAGCGCCATCACCGCTTTGCCACCCATCGAATGGCCAATCAGCGTCGCCTTTTCAATATTGTTCGCATCGAGCGTATCCAGCAGATCCTGCGCCATCACACTGTAGGTCATCTCCGGGCTGCGATCGGAAAGCCCGTGGTTGCGCATATCCACCTGCAGGATATCGTGGTCGGCCACCAGATCGCGCGCCAGCACGCCCAGGTTATCGAGACTGCCAAACAGGCCATGAACCAGTACGATGGGGGAATTATTGTTCGGCGATTGTGCAGATTGCGCTCGGCTATTCAATTTCATGGCAAAGTTCTTTTTTTACAGGTGTCAGGTTAGGGTATTATGTTGACCATTCTGCCGCCCGGCTGCAAGGTTCCAGTTTAATCTGACTTTTTGCCGCTGGCCGGGCTTGACCCTATTCGCGGTTGGGATTAGCCCTTATAATCCCAACGACTTGTATTCAGATAAGATATTGCACTGGATTAAGATGAAAACAATCGAAGTTGATGATGAGCTCTATCAGTATATTGCCAGCCACACGCGACATATTGGCGAGAGTGCGTCCGACATTTTACGGCGTATGCTGAAATTTTCCGCCGCCTCACAGCCTGCAACTCCGGTTTCTAAAGAGGTTCGTCAGCCAAATGCGGTTGCTGAAGTTAAAGCCGTCGCTCCGGTGAAAGATAAAGTGCGCGCGGTGCGTGAACTGCTGCTTTCCGATGAATACGCCGAGCAGAAAAAAGCGGTTAACCGCTTTATGCTGGTGCTGTCTACACTCTATTCACTGGATAACAAAGCGTTTGCTGAAGCCACCGATTCGCTTCATGGCCGTACCCGCGTCTACTTCGCGATCGACGAGCAGACGCTGATTGCAAACGGCAATCAAACCAAGCCTAAACATGTCCCTGGTACGCCGTACTGGGTGATCACCAATACCAATACCGGACGCAAATGCAGCATGGTCGAACACATCATGCAGTCGATGCAATTCCCGGCGGAATTGATTGAAAAGGTTTGCGGTACCATTTAACCCTTGCACAGGAAGGACCAGGCAATGGCAAATCACGATCGTGCGGGTCAGCCTGCACAACAAAGCGATTTGATTAACGTCGCTCAGCTTACCGCTCAGTACTATGTACTGAAGCCAGAAGTGGGTAACGCAGAACACGCAGTGAAGTTTGGGACGTCTGGCCACCGTGGCAGCGCGGCGCGCCACAGCTTTAACGAACCGCATATTCTGGCCATTGCCCAGGCCATCGCGGAAGAACGCGCCAAAAATGGTGTGACCGGTCCGTGCTATGTCGGCAAAGACACCCATGCGCTGTCCGAACCGGCATTCATTTCCGTGCTGGAAGTGCTGGCCGCGAACGGCGTTGACGTTATCGTGCAGGAAGACAACGGCTATACCCCAACGCCTGCGGTCTCGAATGCCATTCTGGTGCACAACAAAAAAGGCGGCGCGCAGGCTGACGGTATCGTCATCACCCCTTCGCACAACCCGCCGGACGACGGTGGTATCAAATACAATCCGCCAAACGGTGGCCCGGCTGATACCAATGTCACCAAAGTCGTCGAAGACCGCGCCAATGCGCTGTTGGCTGATGGTCTGAAAGGCGTAAAACGTATTTCTCTGGATGCCGCGATGGCTTCCGGTCATGTGAAAGAAGTGGATCTGGTTCAGCCGTTTATCGAAGGGCTGGCCGATATCGTTGATATCGCCGCGATTCAAAAAGCGGGCCTGAAGCTGGGCGTGGACCCGCTCGGCGGCTCCGGTATCGAATACTGGAAGAGCATTGCCGAATTCTACAAGCTGGATCTGACCATCGTTAACGATCAGGTTGATCAGACCTTCCGCTTTATGCACCTCGATAAAGACGGCGCTATCCGTATGGACTGCTCCTCCGAGTGTGCGATGGCCGGTCTGCTGGCCCTGCGTGACAAGTTCGATCTGGCGTTTGCTAACGACCCCGACTACGACCGTCACGGTATCGTCACCCCTGCGGGCCTGATGAATCCGAACCACTACCTGGCCGTTGCGATCAACTATCTGTTCCAGCATCGTCCACAGTGGGGCAAAGAGGTGGCCGTCGGTAAAACGCTGGTCTCTTCCGCGATGATTGACCGCGTGGTGAACGATCTGGGCCGTAAACTGGTAGAAGTGCCGGTGGGCTTCAAATGGTTCGTTGATGGTTTGCACGATGGCAGCTTTGGCTTTGGCGGCGAAGAGAGCGCGGGCGCGTCATTCCTGCGTTTCGACGGTACGCCGTGGTCCACGGATAAAGACGGCATCATCATGTGCCTGCTGGCAGCGGAAATTACCGCGGTCACCGGTAAGAACCCGCAGGAGCACTACAACGAGCTGGCCGCTCGCTTTGGTGCGCCGAGCTACAACCGTATTCAGGCCAGTGCAACTTCTGCGCAGAAAGCTGCGCTGTCTAAGCTTTCTCCAGAGATGGTGAGCGCGGATACGCTGGCGGGTGACCCGATCACCGCGCGTCTGACGGCGGCACCGGGTAACGGCGCGTCTATCGGTGGCCTGAAAGTGATGACGGCGAACGGCTGGTTTGCTGCGCGTCCTTCCGGTACGGAAGATGCGTACAAAATTTACTGCGAAAGCTTCCTCGGCGACGAACACCGTAAGCTGATTGAGAAAGAAGCGGTAGAGATTGTGAGTGAAGTGCTGAAGAACGCATAACTCTGCGGTCTGTTTGCCGGGTGGCGGCTCCGCCTTACCCGGCCTACAAAACTGCTCTGCGGTCTGATGCCCTCACCCCAACCCTCTCCCACAGGGAGAGGGAGAAAACACTAAAAACGGTAACCTTCGGGTTGCCGTTTTGCTTTTACCTCGTAGGCCCGGTAAGCGTCAGCGCCACCGGGCTTTTTTATACCGGGCGCACTGCATTTGCCCGGTGTGATATTTTTTAACTGTGCTTATTCTTCAACTCAAACCGTGGTGACACCAGGCCATAAAGCGTCCAGCCCATAAACGTCACCATCGCGCCGTACAGCATCGCTTCCTGACCGGACGAATAGAGTGCGTAGAAACTGTAAATCGCCCCGACCAACGCCACGAAATTGGCGATTTTGGCTTTGCGTGGATCGACATTCGCCATTTTCTGAATGATCACCAGCGCCGCCATCGACAGAATGTACGGAATGATATTCGTCACTACCGCCAGGTTAACCAGCACGTTGAACTGGCTGTTGAGCGACGGACTAATGGTCATCAGCGACAAACCGCTCTGGAAAATCACAATCGCTAACATGCCCTGAACCGGCGCATCTGCTTTGCTGACGCGGGAGAAGATTTTTGGGAAATAACCGGAGTCAGCGGACGATTTAAACACCTGCGCAATGGTGAACTGCCAGCCGAGCAGCGAACCGCAGCAGGACATCACCATCAGGCCCATGATCACTTTCCCGACTTCCGGGGTGAACATCTGCGCAAACGCCAGGCCAAACGGTGCGGTGGAGTTCGCCAGATCCATGTTTGGCACGATCCCGGCAATCACGTTAGTGGAGATGATATAAATTACCGCTGCGCCCAACGTCCCGCCCAGCACCGCGATCGGTACATTGCGTTCTGGATTCTCCACGACTTCAGCGTTGGCACACGCCGATTCCAGCCCCAGGAACGCCCACAGCGTCATGGCGATAGACGACCCGACCGCCGTAAAGAACGGCACGTGATGTGGGTTCCAGGAGTTTGCGTACAGCGTAGGGCTAAACCAGAACCAGCCGATAATGCACAGACCCACCACCGGGATGATCACGCCCCAGACGGTGACGCTGCTGATCTGCCCGGTAATGCGTGCGCCGCCAAAGTTAGCCACGGTACACAGCCACAGCACGCCGATGGTCGCCAGTCCAATCTGCACCGGCGTCAGTGCGACGCCGAAGAGTTCCGTCCCGTAACCGACCGCCGATATAGCAATCGCCACGTTGGCAATCAGCAGTGACACACCGTAAGTGTAGTTGGCCATAAAGTTGCCCGACTTACCGAAGGCATACTCCGCGTAACCGCCCATCCCGCCGGACTTGCGGCTGAACATCCCGCATTTGGCAAAGGCCCACGCCAGCGCCATCGAGCCGACGGCTGTCACCAGCCAGGAGATAATGGAGATCGTCCCGACCTCCGCCAGTTTGGTCGGCAGCATGATGATGCCGGAGCCCATCATATTCACCATCGTCAATACGGTGAGCTGCACCACACCCATCTTGTTGGATTTCTTACTCATAGTTTTTCCCCTTTCAGCAGCGTGGGCTGTGCGGTTGGCTGCTTAATGACATAACAGCGGACCTGTTTATGACCATCACACTCTTCGACGTAAACGCCCTGTAGCTCAGGCGCAAAGCCCGGCAGAAGGTTGATCCCTTCTTCCAGCGCGGTGAAGTAATGCAGCACTGAATCGCCCCACACTTCGCCAGGGACCACGCACAGCACGCCCGGTGGGTAAGGGAGCGCCCCTTCAGCCGCAATACGACCTTCGGCATCACGCAGGGAAACCAGCTCCACTTCGCCGCGCAGATAGGCGTAATTCGCCTCCTGTGGATTCATCTTCACTGGCGGGAAATGCGCCTTGCGGAACATCTCTTTTTGCAGCTGTTTCACGTTGTGGCGGGCGTAGAGATCGTGCATCTCCTGGCAAATCTGGCGCAGGGAATAACCGGCGTAACGTTCAGGATGCTGTTTGTAGAGTGACGGCAATACTTCTTTGAGCGGCGCGTCGGTTTCCAGCAATTTCTCGAAACGCACCAGTTGGGCAATCAGCTGCTGCAACTTACCCATATCCTCAGCAGGGGTCAGCAGGAACAAGATTGAGTTGAGGTCGCATTTCTCCGGCACTACGCCGTTTTCACGCAGGAAGTTGGCGAGGATTGTGGCCGGTACGCCGAAATCTTCATACTCACCGGTACGTGCGTTGATGCCCGGCGTGGTCAGCAGCAATTTGCACGGATCGATAAAATACTGATGCTCAGCGTAGCCTTCAAACGCATGCCAGTTTTCTCCCGGTACAAAGTGGAAGAAGCGCAGGTCAGAGGAAATCTCCGCCGTCGGCCAGCTTTCCCACGGTTTTCCGTCGACCATATCTGGCACAAACGGGCGGATAAACTGACAGTTTTGCAGGATCAATTTGCGGGCTTCGATGCCATTCACCACGCAGTCCATCCACATGTTGCGTCCGCTTTGGCCTTCGTGCATCCGGGCGTTGATGTCCAGAGCGGCAAACAACGGATAAAACGGGCTGGTGGAGGCGTGCATCATAAAGGCATTGTTCAGGCGTTTGTGCGGAACGTAGCGCTGCTGGCCTTTGATGTGGCTGTCTTTCTTGTGAATTTGCGAAGTCTGAGAGAACCCGGCCTGCTGTTTATGCACCGACTGGGTAACCAGGATCCCCGGATCGTTCTCGTTCAGTTCCAGCAGCAGCGGGGAACAATCCGCCATCATCGGAATAAATTGCTCGTAGCCGACCCACGCGGAGTCAAACAGAATGTAGTCACACAGATGACCAATTTTATCGACAACCTGACGAGCGTTATAGATGGTGCCGTCATAAGTGCCAAGCTGGATCACCGCCAGGCGGAACGGGCGCTGATCGCGGGTGCGGCCCGGTGCCACTTCAGCCACCAGTTCACGCAGATAGTTCTCTTCGAAGCAATGCGCATCTATCCCGCCGATAAAGCCGTACGGGTTGCGCGCGGTTTCCAGATAAACCGGCGTGGCTCCCGCCTGCAACAGTGCGCCGTGGTGATTGGATTTGTGGTTGTTGCGGTCGAACAGCACCAGGTCGCCTGGCGTCAACAGGGCATTCAGCACCACTTTATTGGACGATGATGTTCCGTTCAGCACGAAGTAGGTTTTGTCGGCGTTAAACACTTTGGCCGCATGTTTTTGTGCCGTGCACGGCGCACCTTCGTGAATGAGCAGATCGCCCATTGCCACGTCGGCATTACACAGGTCAGAGCGGAACAGCGTCTCACCGAAGAAATCAACGAATTGATTCCCGGCCGGGTGACGGCGGAAGAACTGGCCCCCCTGATGCCCTGGGCAGTCAAAGGCGCTATTGCCTTGTTTAACGTAATCGACCAGCGCACGGAAGAACGGCGGGCGCAGCTGGGTTTCATACTTCAGGGCAGCCGCTTCAAGCTGACGCCCGTAGAAATCGTTGCTGGTGTCGTTGCACTCAAAAACACCCTGAATGCGCGGTAAATATTCTGCTGGGACAATCTCTTCTTTGTGAGTGGCGATAAATACCGGAATCTCAAATCCGGTGGCTTCTATTTCTTCTATGGTGCCATTAAATATATCGCCAACGGCCAGAACAACGGCTGCAACATCAATATAATCCGTCGCTGTGACATCAGTCATTTCACGTGTGGTTGTAAAGCAGTCCGGGCAAGCGCGGCTGGCCGCGATTTTTAACATCTTCATAATTATCTCTTTATTTTAGGCAATATTTGTCCTTCGACTTCGTATAAAAATGAAATCGAAATATTCCGGAAAAAAAAGCAAAGAGGGGCCGCTGATAAAAAATCAGTTAATTGCTTTTAGATGAAATAAATCCACGCCGTCCGGTGACGGAAAAAAGCGGATTTAAGGGGAAGGAGCGCAGCGCCCACAGGCAAGTGCCTGTAAGTCAGGAGTTTTCAGGATAACCTGTAAGCAGACGCGCCCTGGGTCGAAGGACTACCGGGCGTTGAAGAAATGAAAATCAAAGCTATTGCGGTGGGCGAACATCATAATATGTGTTGTCCGCCTAATATGAGGCATTAAACGATTGTTGTTTTCCATGAGTACATTTCCTTTCAGTAATTGAAAGCAAGGCCATTTTATCCATGAAAAGGCAGCAAACCGTGAAGAAGATCACCAATAACCGATCATATCAGAAATAAATATTCGTTTTGCGTGAATAGAGCAGCGTATAACGCTGGTTTGTATTAATAATGTTAATACAATGTATTTCTGATGTGTTTGATTATTTTAAGGGGAGCATATATATGCGTCCACTTAATAATTAAATACGTAACATTAAGTTGTATTAATTGAATTGAGTTAATTCTGAATAAATATTCAAAGCATGAACCGATAACCGATACCGGTTTCAGTTAATAAATGGCGGGGGCGTGCGGGGTCCATCTCCAGCTTCTGACGAAGGTGGCCCATATATATGCGTAAATAGTGACTATGCTCGACGGCGTTCGGTCCCCAAACCTGGTTCAACAGCTGGCGTTGGGTCAGGACTTTGCCGTGATTGTTGAGGAGCACCGCCAGCAGGCGAAACTCAATTGGGGTGAGATGGATCTCTTCTGCGCCGCGCAGGATGCGACGTGCAGGCAGATCGACCTGAATATCCGAAAAGGTATACACCGGGTCGGAAGGCGTGGTCGCACTGTGGCGGCGCAATGCTACGCGCAGTCGCGCCTGAAGTTCGCCAATACCAAACGGCTTACTGAGATAGTCGTCGGCCCCGGCGTCAAGCGCTGCAATTTTGTCCGTCTCTTCGGCGCGCGCCGAGAGCACAATGATCGGCATCTGGCTCCACTGGCGCACTTCGCGGATAAAATCGAGGCCGTCACCGTCGGGCAGGCCGAGATCAAGGATAACCAGATCGGGTTTGCGGGTGGCGGCTTCGATAAGCCCCCGCTGTAATGTCCCGGCGTCATACACGCGCAAGCCGTCGCCTTCCAGCGCAGCGCGCACGAAACGACTAATAGCGAGTTCATCTTCGACAATCAGGACGTTAATCACAAATCCTCTGGTAATTCATCAAGTTCTGGTGGGACATCTAGCGGAAGTGTAACACAAAAACAGGCCCCGCCTTCCGGGCGGTTATGGGCGGTAATCGTCCCGCCGTGAACGTCAACAATCGCCTGGCAAATTGCCAGCCCCAGCCCGACGCCGGGTATCGCCGACTCTTTATTCCCGCGTGCAAACTTCTCAAATATAGCGGCTTCCTGACCCGCCGGAATTCCTGGCCCGTCGTCCCACACTTCGAGGCGGAGTGCCTGATGGTAGACGCCCGCATTGAGGCCAATTTCCGCTTTTGCACCGGCGTATTTCGCTGCGTTCTCCAGCAAGTTGATCAGCACCCGTTCAAACAGCGGCCCGTCGACGTGGATCAGCGTCAGCGGTTCTGGCATATCGAGGGTAATATGCCGCCCGCCCAGGCCCGGCTCCAGCATTTTCAACGCACTGCCGACCACCTCTTCCAGCGTCAGCCACTCTTTTTTCAGGTTAAATCCGCCGGACTGAATGCGCGCCATGTCGAGCAAATTATTGACCAGCCGGGTGGTGTTCAGCACGTGCTGGCGGATTTCGCTGGCCTGCAGTGCGTGCGGGGAATTTTCCGCCGCCAGATCCAGCGTCAGGATCTCCGACTGACCAAATAGCACGGTGAGCGGAGTGCGCAGATCGTGCGACAGCGCCGCCAGCAGAGAGTTACGAATGCTCTCGCGCTCGCTCGCCAGCCGCGCCTGTTCTTCGCTGGTGGTCAACGCCAGACGCTCCAGGGCGCTGGCGACCAGCAGGGTAAAGGTCTCCAGCAGACGCTGCTGTTCCGGGATCATCAACTGGCGTAAATTCGACGGCTCAACAATCACCAGCCCGAGCGTTTTGTCGGCGCTGCGCAGGGGCAAAATCAGATACGGTACACCGGGCAGGGTGTCCGTGCCGGCTCCCGCAGGCAGACCTTTATCAAAACTCCAGCGAGCAATGGCTTCATCCCAGGGGGTCATGCCAGTGGCGGAGGTCAGCGGGCGTAATTTTCCGTGCTCGTCCGGAAGCAAAATCAGGCTGCTGGCCTGGAAGGTGGAACGAATAAACTGCTCGCTAGTCTGGACGATATCCAGCGGCGTGCGCCCGACCGCCAGTGATTTCGACATCTCATACAAGTGTCGCGTACGCTGTTCGCGGTAGCGGGCGATACGCGCCTGATAGCGCACGCCGGCGGTGAGATTACCGATCACCAGCCCGACGGTGAGCATCACCGCGAAGGTCAAAATGTACTGCACATCCGACACGGCGAGGGTCCCGCGCGGGGCGATAAAGAAGAGGTCAAAGCTGGCGACGTTAATCACCGTGGCGAGTACCGACGGCCAACGCCCGTACAGCAATGCCACTACCACTACGCCGAGCAGATAGATCATCACCAGGTTGGCGGCGTCAAAGGCAATCAGCCACTGGCTGGCGACAATGGTAATTAAAGCGCACAGCACCGTCGCCACCAGACAGCCTCTGAGCTGGATGCGCCATTTGTCACCAAAGGTGCGCGCATCAGGGGTGCGACCGGGCAGGGGAGCGGGTTTTTCATCAAGCGCGACAATCACCAGATCCAGATCCGGCGCGCGTTTTGCCAGTTTATCGGCAAAGGATTCGCGGCTGAACCAGCGGCGGTTCTGGCGGCGACCAATGACGATTTTGCCGAGATTGTGCTCGCGGGCGTAGCGTAGAATGGCTTTATCTTCTGCCGGATCGGACAGAGTGGCGGTTTCCGCACCCAACTCCTGCGCCAGACGCAGGGCGCTAAGGATCGCGCGCCGCTGATTCTCAGGCAGGGCGTGCAGGTGCGGCGTCTCAACATAAACTGCATGCCAGGCGCTGCCAAATTTAGCCGCCAGCCGGGCGGCAGTGCGTACCAGTTTCTCATTGCCGCTGTTATGCCCAATGCACAACAAAACAGCGTCGCGGGTGTGCCAGACCCGATCCTGCCCCTGTCGATCTCGCCAGGCGCGCATCTGATCGTCCACCCGGTCGGCGGTGCGCCGCAGTGCCAGTTCGCGCAGGGCAATCAGGTTCCCTTTGCGGAAAAAATGTTCGATGGCACGTTCGGCCTGCCCGGCGATATAAACTTTGCCTTCGTGCAGACGCTGGCGCAGATCGTCCGGGGGCAGGTCGACCAGCACCACTTCATCGGCGGAATCAAAAAAGGGATCGGGGACGGTTTCGCGTACCTGGATGCCAGTGACGCCGCTGACCACATCATTCAGGCTTTCCAGATGTTGCACGTTAACGGTGGTAAAGACGTCGATACCCGCTTCCAGCAGCTCTTCAACATCCTGCCAGCGCTTGGGGTGACGAGAGCCTGGCGCATTGCTGTGCGCCAGTTCGTCCATCAGAATCAGGGCGGGGCGGCGGGCAAGGGCGGCGTCGAGATCAAACTCGGTGACCAGACGGCTGCGATGGTTGATGCGCCGAGCGGGCTGTGTCGCCAGCCCCTCCAGCAGCGCCGCTGTCTCCTTGCGTCCGTGGGTTTCCACCACGCCAATCAGAATATCCAGCCCCTGGGCCCGTAAACGCTGCGCTTCTGTCAGCATGGCGTAGGTTTTCCCGACGCCCGCACAGGCACCGAAAAACACTTTTAATTTGCCGCGATGCGCTTCAGCGGTCTGTTCAAGCAGCCTGTCCGGATTCGGACGCAGGGGCTCGTCGGTCATTTAGTTTTTCCTTAACGCGTCCAGCGACATATTCAGCTCAACAATGTTTACGACCGGCATGCCAAGAAAGCTGACCAGCGGTTTTTGCGTGTGTTCGGCCACCAGTTTTGTGACCTGTTCGGTGGTTAGCCCGCGTGCGGCAGCGACGCGTGGAATTTGCCACGCCACGGCGGCAGGTGTCAGGCTGTAATCCAGTCCGCTGGCGGATGCGGTAACCAGCTCAACCGGCACGCTTGCGCTTGCCTGCGGATTGGCGGCGCGCAGGGCGCTAACGCGCTCGCTCACGGCTTTATCCAGCTCCGGGTTACTCCCGGCCAGGTTGCTGCCGCCCGAAGCCATTGGATTATACGGGCTTTCTGCGGTGGCGGAAGGACGTCCCTGGAAGTAGCCCGCGTCGGTAAAGTTCTGCCCAATCAGGCGCGAACCACGGTTCTCACCGTTTTGCAGTATCAGCGAGCCGTTTGCCTGATCCTTAAACCACCACTGGCCCAGCGCGGTGGTCAACAGCGGATACAGCCCGCCGGTGACAAGAGACAGCAGAATAAACAGAAGTATAGCGGGACGTAACATAGTCATTTGATTTCTCTCTTAAACCAGCCCGAACGCGGTCAGTAACAGGTCGATAATTTTGATCCCGATAAACGGCACCACTAATCCGCCAAGACCGTAAATCCACAGGTTGCGGCGCAACATGGCGGCGGCGGTCAGCGGTTTATAGCTCACCCCTTTCAGCGCCAGTGGGATCAGGAAGACAATAATCAGGGCGTTAAAAATGACGGCGCTGAGAATTGCCGAGGCCGGGGAGTGCAGGTGCATTACGTTCAGGGCGTTCAACTGCGGATAGGTCGCCGCAAACGCCGCCGGGATAATGGCGAAGTATTTCGCCACATCGTTGGCGATACTGAAGGTGGTGAGTGACCCACGCGTCATCAGCATCTGTTTCCCGATGTGGACCACTTCGATCAGCTTGGTCGGGTTAGAATCCAAATCGACCATGTTGCCTGCTTCTTTCGCGGCCTGAGTCCCGGAGTTCATCGCCACCGCCACATCGGCCTGAGCCAGCGCCGGAGCGTCGTTAGTGCCGTCGCCGGTCATCGCCACCAGACGGCCTTCCGCCTGGTACTGACGGATCAGCGCCAGTTTTGCTTCCGGCGTCGCTTCAGAGAGGAAATCATCCACCCCCGCTTCGGCGGCAATCGCGGCGGCGGTCAGGGAGTTATCCCCGGTGATCATCACCGTTTTGATCCCCATTTTGCGCAGCTGAGCAAAGCGTTCTTTAATGCCGCCTTTGACGATATCTTTCAGGGCAATCACCCCGAGAACATTGGCGCCTTCAGCCACCACCAGCGGCGTAGCACCCTGACGTGCCACGCTTTCGACCAGCTGATCAACCTGCGGCGGGAAGTGGCCATTGTTTGCCTCGATGTGGCGACGAATGGCATCCACCGAGCCTTTACGGATCATGCGGTCCTGGATGTTAATCC
Above is a window of Lelliottia jeotgali DNA encoding:
- a CDS encoding SeqA protein, negative modulator of initiation of replication codes for the protein MKTIEVDDELYQYIASHTRHIGESASDILRRMLKFSAASQPATPVSKEVRQPNAVAEVKAVAPVKDKVRAVRELLLSDEYAEQKKAVNRFMLVLSTLYSLDNKAFAEATDSLHGRTRVYFAIDEQTLIANGNQTKPKHVPGTPYWVITNTNTGRKCSMVEHIMQSMQFPAELIEKVCGTI
- a CDS encoding Flavodoxin 1; the protein is MAIIGIFFGSDTGNTENIAKNIQKQLGKDVADVHDIAKSSKEDLEGYDILLLGIPTWYYGEAQCDWDDFFPTLEEVDFNGKLVALFGCGDQEDYAEYFCDALGTIRDIIEPRGAAIVGHWPTAGYHFEASKGLADDDHFVGLAIDEDRQPELTAERVDKWVKQIREELHLDDILNA
- a CDS encoding Phosphoglucomutase encodes the protein MANHDRAGQPAQQSDLINVAQLTAQYYVLKPEVGNAEHAVKFGTSGHRGSAARHSFNEPHILAIAQAIAEERAKNGVTGPCYVGKDTHALSEPAFISVLEVLAANGVDVIVQEDNGYTPTPAVSNAILVHNKKGGAQADGIVITPSHNPPDDGGIKYNPPNGGPADTNVTKVVEDRANALLADGLKGVKRISLDAAMASGHVKEVDLVQPFIEGLADIVDIAAIQKAGLKLGVDPLGGSGIEYWKSIAEFYKLDLTIVNDQVDQTFRFMHLDKDGAIRMDCSSECAMAGLLALRDKFDLAFANDPDYDRHGIVTPAGLMNPNHYLAVAINYLFQHRPQWGKEVAVGKTLVSSAMIDRVVNDLGRKLVEVPVGFKWFVDGLHDGSFGFGGEESAGASFLRFDGTPWSTDKDGIIMCLLAAEITAVTGKNPQEHYNELAARFGAPSYNRIQASATSAQKAALSKLSPEMVSADTLAGDPITARLTAAPGNGASIGGLKVMTANGWFAARPSGTEDAYKIYCESFLGDEHRKLIEKEAVEIVSEVLKNA
- a CDS encoding Esterase ybfF; the protein is MKLNSRAQSAQSPNNNSPIVLVHGLFGSLDNLGVLARDLVADHDILQVDMRNHGLSDRSPEMTYSVMAQDLLDTLDANNIEKATLIGHSMGGKAVMALTALAPERIDQLVVIDVAPVDYDVRRHDEIFAAINAVTDAGVSTRQQAAAVMREHLDEEGVVQFLLKSFVDGAWRFNVPVLWDQYSNIVGWKKVPAWPHPTLFIRGGNSPYVTDAYRDALLAQFPQARAHVIAGAGHWVHAEKPEAVLRAIRRYLSDNAI
- a CDS encoding Putrescine-proton symporter, putrescine-ornithine antiporter PotE — protein: MSKKSNKMGVVQLTVLTMVNMMGSGIIMLPTKLAEVGTISIISWLVTAVGSMALAWAFAKCGMFSRKSGGMGGYAEYAFGKSGNFMANYTYGVSLLIANVAIAISAVGYGTELFGVALTPVQIGLATIGVLWLCTVANFGGARITGQISSVTVWGVIIPVVGLCIIGWFWFSPTLYANSWNPHHVPFFTAVGSSIAMTLWAFLGLESACANAEVVENPERNVPIAVLGGTLGAAVIYIISTNVIAGIVPNMDLANSTAPFGLAFAQMFTPEVGKVIMGLMVMSCCGSLLGWQFTIAQVFKSSADSGYFPKIFSRVSKADAPVQGMLAIVIFQSGLSLMTISPSLNSQFNVLVNLAVVTNIIPYILSMAALVIIQKMANVDPRKAKIANFVALVGAIYSFYALYSSGQEAMLYGAMVTFMGWTLYGLVSPRFELKNKHS